One window from the genome of Candidatus Atribacteria bacterium encodes:
- the pfkA gene encoding 6-phosphofructokinase: MKRIAVLTSGGDSPGMNAAVRSVVRTGIFYNLEVLAVESGFAGLMEGKIFPMSQISTGGIMQRGGTVLKTSRSEKFKTKEGLDIALQKLEKFGIDGLVTIGGDGTLRGTRDLSALGLKTIGIPATIDNDLSKTDMAIGVDTALNTVINAIDKIKDTASSLHRAFVVEVMGRNSGYLALMSGIAGGVEVILIPEIAYDLSEISIKLKEGYQRGKTHCIVVIAEGVGKTNEVTKYLEDKIGYETRITILGYLQRGGSPSAFDRILASRLGAAAVEHLSKGETSKMVGLIGDEIKATDIEEVLAQQKTIKQNLYDLALILAK; the protein is encoded by the coding sequence ATGAAAAGAATTGCTGTTCTTACCAGCGGGGGAGACTCTCCAGGGATGAATGCTGCTGTTCGATCCGTAGTGCGAACCGGCATATTTTATAACTTGGAAGTATTAGCAGTGGAGAGCGGCTTTGCTGGTTTAATGGAGGGAAAAATTTTTCCCATGAGTCAGATATCAACCGGTGGAATTATGCAAAGAGGTGGGACTGTTCTTAAAACCTCTCGCAGTGAAAAATTTAAAACTAAAGAAGGCCTTGATATTGCTCTTCAAAAATTAGAGAAATTCGGTATTGATGGATTGGTAACTATCGGGGGCGATGGTACCTTAAGAGGAACTCGAGATTTAAGTGCTTTAGGATTAAAAACTATCGGAATTCCAGCTACCATCGATAATGATCTTTCTAAAACAGATATGGCAATAGGAGTAGATACTGCTTTAAATACAGTAATAAATGCCATAGACAAAATCAAAGATACGGCTTCTTCTCTCCATAGAGCATTTGTGGTGGAAGTCATGGGAAGAAATTCGGGTTATTTAGCCTTGATGAGTGGAATTGCCGGAGGAGTTGAAGTAATTCTTATTCCAGAAATAGCCTATGATTTATCAGAAATTAGTATAAAATTAAAAGAAGGCTATCAAAGGGGAAAGACCCATTGCATTGTTGTTATTGCCGAAGGAGTAGGAAAAACCAATGAAGTAACTAAATATTTAGAGGATAAAATTGGCTATGAAACCCGTATCACTATTTTAGGTTACCTGCAAAGAGGAGGTTCACCTTCTGCTTTTGATAGGATATTAGCAAGTCGTTTAGGGGCAGCGGCTGTAGAGCATTTATCAAAAGGCGAAACATCTAAAATGGTTGGATTAATCGGAGATGAGATTAAGGC